A single genomic interval of Pseudomonadota bacterium harbors:
- a CDS encoding Rpn family recombination-promoting nuclease/putative transposase, producing the protein MEQLATEQLQDQPQDKPKMYGTNRYLNPTNDVSFKKLFSTEDHKDLLISFLNTMLGLEGKSRITQVEFLPQELPALWADGKRSILDVQCTDASGIRYIVEMQNQNVPDFAKRTQMYAAHSYVAQLGPGSNHFQLSPIVLLAIANYPLFPTKKHYISYHKMLDVKTYENDLQDISYVFVDLSKFNKEDPAKLETTIDKWLYFLKYWEDAKSPPEVITEPELLEAYATMERFNWNSAELDYYLKSQIALSEQCAIQKQKLEEGIQKGRKEERTKAELEKNKIRQEEQKKAELEKNKIRQEEQKKAELEKVRIVRQLLQQGIDTKIISHVTGMDEAFITEMLRKVG; encoded by the coding sequence GTGGAGCAGTTAGCAACAGAGCAATTACAAGACCAGCCACAGGATAAGCCAAAAATGTACGGTACCAATCGATACCTAAACCCCACAAACGACGTAAGTTTCAAAAAATTGTTCAGCACCGAAGATCATAAAGATCTGCTGATCAGCTTTTTAAATACGATGTTGGGATTAGAGGGCAAAAGCCGCATTACCCAGGTAGAGTTTTTACCACAAGAACTGCCGGCTTTATGGGCCGATGGCAAGCGCAGCATACTCGATGTACAATGTACCGATGCCTCTGGCATACGCTATATTGTAGAAATGCAAAATCAAAATGTTCCAGATTTTGCCAAGCGCACGCAAATGTACGCTGCGCATTCTTATGTTGCCCAGCTTGGTCCTGGCAGCAATCACTTTCAGTTAAGCCCGATTGTACTATTGGCTATCGCCAATTACCCTTTGTTCCCCACAAAAAAGCACTACATCAGCTATCATAAGATGTTAGATGTTAAAACGTACGAGAATGATCTGCAAGATATCTCTTATGTATTTGTTGACCTTTCAAAATTTAACAAAGAAGATCCGGCAAAACTTGAAACTACCATTGATAAATGGTTGTATTTTCTAAAATACTGGGAAGATGCCAAATCTCCTCCTGAAGTTATCACGGAGCCTGAACTGTTAGAGGCTTATGCAACAATGGAACGATTTAATTGGAATAGTGCTGAGTTGGACTATTACCTCAAATCTCAGATTGCTTTGTCTGAACAATGCGCCATTCAAAAGCAAAAACTAGAAGAAGGTATACAAAAAGGCAGAAAAGAAGAAAGAACCAAAGCTGAGTTAGAAAAGAATAAGATTAGACAAGAAGAACAGAAAAAAGCTGAGTTAGAAAAGAATAAGATTAGGCAAGAAGAACAGAAAAAAGCTGAACTGGAAAAGGTGAGGATAGTCAGGCAATTGCTTCAGCAAGGTATTGATACAAAAATTATTTCTCACGTGACAGGCATGGATGAAGCTTTCATAACAGAAATGTTGCGGAAAGTAGGGTAG
- a CDS encoding phage head closure protein: MHHQKTQISDLKQRITFLHVNTQADGQGGSIITWKSGKTVWAMVSPIKESNYMRDAVRREAQDLAGIRYNIRIRVGYDILLPARVQWRGKILTITTKPQLDPSCCWFDFMACAAEEENIDA, encoded by the coding sequence ATGCACCACCAAAAAACCCAAATAAGCGACCTCAAACAACGTATCACATTTTTGCATGTCAATACTCAAGCTGATGGGCAGGGCGGTTCTATCATCACCTGGAAATCTGGCAAAACAGTGTGGGCGATGGTTAGCCCCATTAAGGAATCCAACTATATGCGGGATGCGGTTCGGCGTGAAGCGCAGGACCTTGCAGGTATTCGCTATAACATCCGTATCCGTGTTGGGTATGATATTTTGCTGCCAGCTCGGGTGCAGTGGCGCGGTAAAATATTAACGATAACAACAAAACCTCAGTTAGATCCAAGCTGTTGTTGGTTCGATTTTATGGCGTGTGCAGCAGAAGAGGAAAATATCGATGCATGA